From Corynebacterium frankenforstense DSM 45800, the proteins below share one genomic window:
- a CDS encoding DeoR/GlpR family DNA-binding transcription regulator, producing the protein MTENRPEFAEERRRRIAELVRRRGSVRIVDLVEPMGVSEPTLRKDLSFLEERKVLKRTHGGAIAVEPRPDRGPGDRGTVNVEAKRAIAKACAALVGEGQSVYVDAGTTTTMVAEELPDTYLNVVTNSVPVVQILGPRGRIRHTLLGGRYHSVGESVVGPIALENLERFTVDVAFVGISGITAEGITVSDVNEGELKKQVIGSARRVVVACDSSKVGQVDFSFLVPLGVVDDIVTEAADPELVSWCEGAGVRLHVVG; encoded by the coding sequence GTGACCGAGAACCGCCCCGAATTCGCCGAAGAACGCCGCCGCCGCATCGCCGAGCTGGTGCGCCGCCGCGGCAGCGTGCGCATCGTCGACCTCGTCGAGCCCATGGGGGTCTCCGAGCCGACGCTGCGCAAGGACCTGAGCTTCCTCGAGGAGCGCAAGGTGCTCAAGCGCACCCACGGCGGCGCCATCGCCGTCGAGCCGCGCCCCGACCGTGGCCCGGGCGACCGCGGGACCGTCAACGTCGAGGCCAAGCGCGCCATCGCGAAGGCGTGCGCCGCGCTCGTGGGCGAGGGCCAGTCCGTCTACGTCGACGCCGGCACCACCACGACGATGGTCGCCGAGGAGCTGCCGGACACCTACCTCAACGTGGTGACCAACTCCGTGCCCGTGGTCCAGATCCTCGGCCCGCGCGGCCGGATCCGGCACACGCTGCTCGGCGGGCGCTACCACAGCGTCGGCGAGTCCGTGGTCGGGCCGATCGCGCTGGAGAACCTCGAGCGCTTCACCGTGGACGTCGCCTTCGTCGGGATCTCCGGGATCACCGCCGAGGGCATCACCGTCAGCGACGTCAACGAGGGCGAGTTGAAGAAGCAGGTCATCGGCTCGGCCCGGCGCGTCGTCGTCGCCTGCGACTCGAGCAAGGTCGGCCAGGTGGACTTCTCCTTCCTGGTCCCGCTCGGCGTCGTCGACGACATCGTCACCGAGGCCGCCGACCCCGAGCTCGTCTCCTGGTGCGAGGGCGCGGGCGTGCGCCTCCACGTCGTGGGGTAG
- a CDS encoding saccharopine dehydrogenase family protein: protein MSDVTVYGATGFVGRLVAAYLTENHPDVSLTLAGRDRARLEAVAAELGGDPAIAVADAFDRAALDRMVAGTGVVISTVGPYLRFGADLVAACAAAGRDYVDLCGEAPFVRRMIDAHHDEAAASGARIVHSCGFDSVPSDLGMLANHHAADGPFERAVMVVHDLRGGLSGGTLASMRGVVNAAREDPEVARVVGDAHGLCPDPGAEADVPGLDDDSRVADLGARGIPGMARAWAGPFFMASYNTRVVHRSNALLDHAYGAALDYHEYILTGRGLRGRVLAQVLRAVTGAAFALAAGEGAAPLLDRVLPGPGEGPDAEERAAGGFAVVHSGRTASGAVYQTTVAAEGDPGYEVTVTMLAEAALHLRENPGDGGVLTPATGLGLGYLERLCGRGLRAYTRRC, encoded by the coding sequence ATGAGCGACGTGACCGTCTACGGCGCCACCGGCTTCGTCGGCCGGCTGGTCGCCGCCTACCTGACCGAGAACCACCCCGATGTCTCCCTGACGCTGGCCGGCCGCGACCGGGCCCGACTCGAGGCCGTCGCCGCGGAGCTGGGCGGCGACCCCGCCATCGCCGTGGCCGACGCCTTCGACCGCGCCGCGCTCGACCGCATGGTGGCCGGAACCGGCGTGGTCATCAGCACCGTCGGGCCCTACCTGCGCTTCGGCGCGGACCTGGTGGCCGCCTGTGCGGCCGCGGGCCGCGACTACGTCGACCTGTGCGGCGAGGCGCCCTTCGTGCGCCGGATGATCGACGCCCACCACGACGAGGCCGCCGCGAGCGGGGCGCGCATCGTGCACTCCTGCGGCTTCGACTCGGTGCCCAGCGACCTGGGCATGCTCGCCAACCACCACGCGGCGGACGGCCCCTTCGAGAGGGCCGTAATGGTCGTCCACGACCTGCGCGGCGGGCTGTCGGGAGGCACCCTGGCCTCCATGCGCGGCGTCGTCAATGCGGCGCGCGAGGACCCGGAGGTCGCACGCGTCGTCGGCGACGCGCACGGGCTGTGCCCCGACCCCGGGGCCGAGGCCGACGTGCCGGGGCTCGACGACGACTCCCGCGTGGCCGACCTGGGTGCGCGCGGGATCCCCGGCATGGCGCGGGCGTGGGCGGGCCCGTTCTTCATGGCCTCCTACAACACGCGCGTGGTGCACCGCTCGAACGCGCTGCTCGACCACGCCTACGGCGCCGCACTCGACTACCACGAGTACATCCTGACCGGCCGCGGGCTGCGCGGCCGGGTGCTCGCCCAGGTGCTGCGCGCGGTCACCGGGGCGGCCTTCGCGCTCGCGGCCGGCGAGGGCGCCGCTCCCCTGCTCGACCGGGTGCTGCCCGGCCCGGGTGAGGGGCCGGACGCCGAGGAGCGCGCGGCGGGCGGCTTCGCGGTGGTGCACTCGGGGCGCACGGCCTCGGGCGCGGTGTACCAGACGACCGTGGCCGCCGAGGGCGACCCGGGCTACGAGGTCACCGTCACGATGCTCGCCGAGGCCGCGCTGCACCTGCGGGAGAACCCGGGTGACGGCGGGGTGCTGACCCCGGCGACGGGGCTCGGCCTCGGCTACCTGGAACGTCTGTGCGGCCGCGGCCTGCGCGCCTACACGCGGCGCTGCTGA